Proteins encoded in a region of the Candidatus Obscuribacter sp. genome:
- the acsA gene encoding acetate--CoA ligase, whose protein sequence is MKVAEQSLSKKSGKEAQKGASSPAEKLESETSSKGVRKEIIKKFPVRCNLEDYATTYNTFTWDQARSEIAYFHDGKVNATYNAIDRHLTAGRKNKVALYSVDPTGHLEKYTYLEMYEAINRMGNALKSLGIKKGDRVFVFLPRVKELYIATLAIAKIGAIAGPLFSAFGPDALKDRLMDSEAKILITNPALKDKIDGIRKELSELEHVIVVGADKKSLRKGELSYEELVASQSSELECERMDIEDPLYLLYTSGTTGKPKGVVHVHGDIIGQHMTTKWVLDLREDDIYWCTADPGWVTGTVYGIFGPLSNGASVVSYEGRFDAASWYKLIDDLKITVWYTAPTALRMLMKAGDDVVYQHSMDSLRHILSVGEPLNPEVVRWGMKVYGLPIHDNWWQTETGMQLIANLPCNPVRPGSMGKPLPGVYAAIVDDNGEELKAGELGKLVVKPGWPAMLRRIWRNKEKFEEYFKIPGWYFSGDNAWKDEDGYFWFVGRADDVINTSGHRVGPFEVESALVEHPAVAEAGVIGKPDKERGEIIKAFIVLGNGVTASDELLEEIKNFTKKQLSAHAYPREIEVKDTLPKTRSGKIMRRLLKAWELGLPTGDTSSLEDD, encoded by the coding sequence ATGAAGGTCGCAGAACAGTCGCTGAGCAAGAAATCTGGTAAAGAAGCTCAAAAAGGAGCCAGCAGTCCAGCGGAAAAATTGGAAAGCGAAACCTCATCAAAAGGTGTGCGCAAAGAAATTATCAAAAAGTTTCCGGTGCGCTGCAATCTCGAAGATTATGCCACCACCTACAATACCTTTACATGGGATCAGGCCCGTAGCGAAATCGCCTACTTCCATGATGGTAAGGTCAACGCCACTTACAACGCCATCGACAGACATCTCACTGCCGGTCGCAAAAACAAAGTAGCACTCTACAGCGTAGATCCTACTGGCCACCTCGAAAAGTACACTTATTTAGAGATGTACGAAGCGATAAACCGCATGGGTAACGCTTTAAAATCTCTCGGCATCAAAAAAGGGGACCGCGTCTTTGTCTTTTTGCCCAGAGTCAAAGAGCTTTACATCGCTACCTTAGCCATTGCCAAGATTGGTGCCATTGCCGGACCGCTCTTTAGCGCCTTTGGACCAGACGCTCTCAAAGACCGCTTGATGGACTCTGAAGCCAAAATCTTAATCACCAATCCCGCTCTCAAAGACAAAATTGACGGCATCCGCAAAGAGCTATCAGAGCTTGAGCACGTCATTGTTGTCGGCGCCGACAAAAAATCCCTGCGCAAAGGCGAGCTTAGCTACGAAGAACTGGTGGCAAGCCAATCTAGCGAACTCGAATGCGAACGCATGGATATCGAAGATCCACTCTACCTGCTCTACACATCAGGCACCACCGGTAAGCCCAAAGGTGTGGTCCACGTGCACGGCGACATCATCGGTCAGCACATGACCACTAAATGGGTGCTCGACCTGAGAGAGGACGATATCTACTGGTGTACAGCCGATCCAGGCTGGGTCACAGGCACCGTTTACGGTATCTTTGGACCACTATCAAATGGAGCCAGCGTGGTCAGCTACGAGGGCCGCTTTGATGCTGCTAGCTGGTACAAACTAATCGACGACCTCAAAATCACTGTCTGGTACACGGCCCCCACAGCTCTGCGCATGCTCATGAAGGCCGGAGATGATGTGGTCTATCAACACAGCATGGATAGCCTGCGTCATATCCTCTCGGTCGGTGAACCACTCAATCCAGAAGTGGTGCGCTGGGGCATGAAAGTCTATGGACTGCCAATCCACGATAACTGGTGGCAAACCGAAACAGGTATGCAGCTTATTGCCAACCTGCCTTGCAATCCCGTCCGCCCTGGCTCCATGGGCAAACCTTTGCCGGGAGTTTATGCCGCTATCGTTGACGATAACGGCGAAGAGCTAAAAGCAGGCGAACTGGGTAAACTAGTGGTCAAACCAGGCTGGCCAGCCATGCTGCGCCGCATCTGGCGCAACAAAGAAAAATTCGAAGAATATTTCAAAATCCCCGGCTGGTACTTTAGCGGCGACAATGCCTGGAAAGACGAAGACGGTTATTTTTGGTTTGTGGGCCGGGCTGATGATGTCATCAATACATCTGGCCACCGTGTCGGACCTTTTGAAGTGGAATCAGCCCTGGTCGAGCACCCGGCTGTAGCTGAAGCCGGTGTCATCGGCAAACCCGATAAAGAACGTGGCGAAATCATCAAAGCCTTTATCGTGCTTGGAAACGGTGTGACAGCATCGGATGAGCTTCTGGAAGAAATTAAGAACTTCACCAAAAAGCAACTATCAGCCCATGCCTACCCCCGCGAAATCGAAGTCAAAGATACTTTGCCCAAGACTCGCTCAGGTAAAATCATGCGCCGTCTCCTCAAAGCCT
- a CDS encoding carboxypeptidase regulatory-like domain-containing protein, producing MLQGFGGEVVDFFGKAVEGALVTLTPSAPGELGRELQLSSETVTTSSGKFQFAVEQGYYDLRIAPAPGSVLFGLNHKKVWAGTSEAGVKSDDGDRYILLEGHRLRGQVVFESRLLSQALVRVLSITSTQEFTTRTDDEGQFMLSVPAGSYKIVVVAHPKDAPTIIIEDVSYASLAPFAKTVVVGGDTHVAVKLKQGTALMGKVTDDAGKARPGVNLSIYSQASLPELSQTLPPESEALVRGITDGEGRYCVFLSPGRYTLVLQRDLASAKRIDLGEDPLNLDIVWHGWSQMGFVVSGEDGQPVSRCRVTYAPYGQDDSDSSGEESDLSYPHGYVLTQDDGVCRLTLPSGVYTFKFIPPAQGSYNPRLIRQLSISADVTRKVTLELKDKNNDQTD from the coding sequence GTGCTGCAGGGCTTTGGCGGCGAAGTAGTGGATTTTTTTGGTAAGGCGGTAGAAGGGGCGCTAGTCACTTTGACACCGTCGGCCCCTGGGGAGCTGGGCCGCGAGCTGCAACTTAGCTCTGAGACTGTCACTACCAGTAGTGGCAAGTTCCAGTTTGCCGTAGAGCAGGGCTATTACGATCTGAGGATTGCTCCAGCTCCGGGATCTGTACTTTTTGGTTTAAATCACAAAAAAGTCTGGGCTGGTACGAGCGAAGCCGGTGTCAAAAGTGATGATGGCGATCGTTATATATTGCTTGAGGGTCATAGACTGAGAGGGCAGGTGGTATTTGAAAGCCGTCTTTTGTCTCAAGCACTGGTTAGAGTATTGTCTATAACCAGTACTCAAGAATTTACCACCAGGACTGATGACGAAGGGCAATTTATGCTCTCAGTGCCAGCTGGCAGTTATAAAATTGTCGTAGTCGCTCATCCCAAAGATGCACCGACAATAATTATCGAGGATGTCTCATATGCCAGTCTTGCTCCATTTGCAAAAACTGTAGTGGTTGGTGGCGATACTCATGTTGCCGTTAAACTCAAGCAGGGCACAGCCCTTATGGGCAAAGTGACTGATGATGCTGGTAAGGCCAGACCGGGAGTAAATTTGTCGATTTATTCTCAGGCTAGTCTGCCTGAGCTAAGTCAAACTCTGCCGCCGGAGAGCGAAGCCCTTGTGCGTGGTATCACAGATGGTGAAGGACGCTATTGTGTCTTTCTTTCGCCAGGGCGCTATACTCTCGTCCTGCAGCGCGATCTGGCATCAGCTAAGCGTATTGACCTTGGTGAGGACCCTCTCAATCTCGACATCGTCTGGCATGGCTGGTCGCAAATGGGTTTTGTTGTGTCGGGCGAAGATGGACAGCCAGTCAGCCGTTGCCGTGTTACCTATGCACCTTATGGCCAGGACGATAGTGATAGCAGTGGCGAAGAAAGCGATCTCAGTTATCCCCATGGCTACGTACTCACACAAGATGATGGTGTTTGCCGTCTGACACTGCCTTCTGGCGTTTATACCTTTAAGTTTATACCGCCGGCTCAAGGCTCTTATAATCCTCGTTTGATAAGACAGTTGTCTATCAGTGCTGATGTCACACGCAAAGTCACTCTGGAGTTAAAAGACAAAAATAATGACCAGACTGACTGA
- a CDS encoding NUDIX hydrolase, with the protein MTLFTRAHLKDTRRIHEGSIINLRADTLVAPDGQSVIREVVEHNGGVVIASQPAPDRVLLISQYRYSIDSELLELPAGRIEKGEDPFPAAKRELIEETGFKAGQWQELGRLYSAPGFCDEVLYMYHAQELEFVGKNLDFDEETEVLDLSLKEAWSMIAQGKIRDAKTVAGLGLLLNLSLQ; encoded by the coding sequence TTGACTCTATTTACGAGAGCCCACCTGAAAGATACAAGACGCATTCATGAAGGCTCTATCATCAATCTGCGCGCAGATACTCTAGTAGCGCCAGATGGGCAAAGTGTTATTAGAGAAGTGGTGGAACATAATGGTGGCGTTGTCATAGCCAGCCAGCCAGCCCCCGACCGCGTCTTACTTATTAGTCAATATCGCTATTCTATAGACTCTGAGCTGCTTGAGCTGCCAGCTGGTCGCATCGAAAAGGGTGAAGATCCTTTTCCAGCAGCTAAACGTGAGCTGATTGAAGAAACCGGATTTAAAGCCGGGCAGTGGCAAGAACTGGGGCGTTTGTACTCGGCGCCTGGCTTTTGTGACGAAGTTTTATACATGTACCACGCCCAAGAGCTGGAATTTGTGGGCAAAAATCTCGATTTTGACGAAGAAACTGAGGTCCTGGACTTGAGCTTAAAAGAAGCCTGGAGCATGATTGCACAGGGCAAAATCCGTGATGCCAAGACCGTCGCCGGACTTGGACTACTGCTCAACTTGAGTTTGCAATAA
- a CDS encoding TrmH family RNA methyltransferase: MNQDKAREILEARCPYPDCASFGELESIELTQAGAICTHCNRPYTARSQLHHQEMVKKINALPPQLEPVGNTIAPLVVVLEDLRSLHNVGATFRTADGAGFGKLYLCGITGVPPRNQITKVSLGSEETVAWSFYPCIASCLSDLKALGYLVVGLEKNESSQSLYRALVSGKVKAPLALVIGNEVAGLSREALYLSDVVCHLGMKGMKESLNVSVAFGAAAYIISEFFDAAS, from the coding sequence TTGAACCAGGATAAAGCCAGAGAAATACTGGAAGCGCGCTGTCCTTACCCAGATTGTGCCAGCTTTGGTGAGCTAGAGTCCATCGAGCTGACACAAGCCGGTGCTATTTGCACGCATTGCAATAGACCTTATACAGCGCGCAGTCAGTTGCATCATCAAGAAATGGTCAAAAAGATAAATGCGCTACCCCCTCAGCTGGAGCCGGTAGGTAATACAATTGCGCCACTGGTAGTGGTGCTGGAAGATTTGCGTAGTTTGCATAATGTCGGAGCTACCTTCCGCACTGCTGATGGTGCAGGCTTTGGTAAGCTCTATTTGTGTGGTATCACGGGAGTGCCACCACGCAATCAAATTACCAAAGTCTCTCTGGGCTCAGAAGAGACTGTTGCCTGGTCCTTTTATCCCTGTATCGCCAGCTGTTTGAGTGATCTCAAAGCGCTTGGTTATCTGGTGGTTGGCCTGGAAAAAAACGAAAGCTCCCAGTCTCTCTACCGTGCTCTTGTAAGCGGCAAAGTCAAAGCACCACTGGCACTTGTCATAGGCAACGAAGTGGCGGGGCTATCTCGTGAAGCGCTTTATTTAAGCGATGTTGTCTGTCATCTCGGTATGAAAGGCATGAAAGAATCACTGAATGTGTCCGTAGCATTTGGTGCTGCTGCTTATATCATCAGTGAGTTTTTTGATGCCGCGAGCTAG
- a CDS encoding tetratricopeptide repeat protein has translation MSSVWTDLKESANKAINASDWDSALSDWESALSLAEKFPEGDGRQVATLEGLALTRFARGEYGEAEFLYKRALVIREAAQGSEHKDVASLVNNLGVVAFTRGMYKDAMSYFEKALGLRRKLSGPDNLDVGRTLYYLALTCHGLKKYDEADGHYRKSLDIKNKTLGNSHPELINLLRNYADLLRKTSRDGIASQMEQFASGIEAKQKKS, from the coding sequence ATGTCATCTGTCTGGACAGACCTCAAAGAATCCGCAAACAAGGCAATCAACGCCTCAGACTGGGATTCAGCCCTTTCGGATTGGGAATCAGCACTCAGTCTTGCCGAGAAATTCCCCGAAGGTGACGGACGGCAAGTGGCTACATTAGAAGGTCTGGCCCTCACCCGGTTTGCCCGGGGCGAATACGGCGAAGCTGAGTTTCTCTATAAAAGAGCACTTGTCATAAGAGAAGCCGCCCAGGGTAGTGAGCATAAAGACGTTGCCAGCCTGGTCAATAACCTTGGTGTTGTGGCTTTTACCCGCGGCATGTACAAAGATGCCATGAGCTATTTTGAAAAGGCACTGGGTCTGCGCCGCAAGCTCTCCGGTCCTGACAATCTCGATGTCGGTCGCACGCTCTACTATTTGGCACTGACTTGTCACGGTCTAAAAAAGTACGACGAAGCTGATGGCCACTATAGAAAGAGTCTCGATATCAAAAATAAGACACTCGGCAATAGTCACCCGGAGCTAATCAATCTACTGCGCAACTATGCCGATCTCTTGCGCAAGACCAGTCGAGATGGCATTGCCAGTCAGATGGAGCAATTTGCCAGCGGTATTGAGGCCAAACAAAAGAAATCTTGA
- a CDS encoding tetratricopeptide repeat protein, with protein MPSADGLNNLERGRALYNQGAFAESIPYFEEALKATERTFGNSAPELAEYLQELGDAYAGAQRASESLLVYDRLFRLGQQIIGPNHPQIISILWKMSILAERIGNNEDSFEMINQALARARESLRPDDQLAVQVVERYNYLSELLRQIDELKRRGEYVPPGQEQSYQDAQPEQNVDLPAHLNYQDVERNPFGQALGNAASRASFVNLDPLSSEAKVLDADLMARNAHKPQDGHLTNSSVLGQRVEQIDSLDSDYSLDEIENLTGRRTPKVTHGAGKSRKFNQQDNQRIVLGRLAKDILLPVVGLIVIGVLIVVAVLPALNGQKAENIKQAKATKPLAPSEEKTDAIFETGDGEKQIRLLPDGRAFIVTRAGVTPVRVKRVGNDWGAYFDLMMASLSEKQLWFNQRPWGIVGEDGVPYYGVREPERRVIEKMRYLAGLAQGVFLRSGSYPITPPIGAYQEFTFLCPFNGKLQSIPIRQIPETDPKLDNLRLMLDTGAMILNESMSQPGYIACYSAIMGDPNSGKPKSIAFFVRGLDREGHFIGSSKPANNLVLQASEKYLNFKPLFRDQADYQAQTATTAQAKPVKQAKGKGKTAKVPAKQTTAAKKFADVPAEDELIRGVMTVPTDKPTRIWIMTNAPIPLSLIHYSLTIVLGTLAVFAFMASRMEGVNHKGQTVSSGSNNALMLSMILSIGAVLALILQLTMYR; from the coding sequence ATGCCGTCAGCTGACGGTTTGAACAATCTGGAGAGGGGTCGCGCCCTTTACAATCAGGGTGCTTTTGCAGAGTCGATACCTTATTTTGAGGAGGCTCTCAAGGCCACCGAACGTACTTTTGGCAATAGCGCCCCAGAGCTAGCTGAGTATTTGCAAGAGCTAGGCGACGCCTATGCTGGAGCACAAAGAGCCAGTGAATCTTTGCTGGTTTACGACAGACTGTTTAGATTGGGTCAACAAATTATCGGACCCAATCACCCCCAGATTATTTCAATACTCTGGAAGATGTCTATCCTGGCCGAACGGATAGGTAATAACGAAGATAGTTTTGAAATGATCAATCAGGCTCTGGCTAGAGCCCGTGAGAGCTTACGCCCGGATGACCAACTAGCTGTACAGGTGGTGGAGCGCTACAACTATCTCTCCGAGCTATTGCGTCAAATCGATGAGCTTAAAAGACGAGGAGAGTATGTCCCGCCCGGTCAGGAGCAATCCTATCAAGACGCTCAGCCTGAACAAAATGTAGATCTACCGGCTCATCTCAATTATCAGGATGTAGAGCGCAATCCTTTTGGTCAGGCCCTGGGCAATGCGGCAAGCCGGGCATCCTTTGTCAATCTAGATCCGCTCAGTAGCGAGGCAAAAGTACTCGACGCCGATCTCATGGCGCGCAATGCTCACAAACCGCAAGATGGTCATCTGACAAATAGCTCAGTATTGGGTCAAAGAGTAGAGCAAATAGACAGTCTTGATAGTGATTATAGTCTTGACGAAATCGAAAATTTGACCGGCAGACGAACACCCAAAGTGACTCACGGCGCCGGCAAATCGCGCAAGTTTAATCAACAAGACAATCAGCGCATCGTACTTGGTCGCCTGGCTAAAGACATACTTTTGCCAGTAGTGGGGCTGATTGTCATCGGTGTATTGATAGTTGTAGCAGTGCTACCGGCTCTCAATGGTCAAAAAGCTGAAAACATCAAACAGGCAAAAGCAACAAAGCCATTAGCACCGTCAGAAGAAAAAACTGATGCCATTTTTGAGACTGGCGATGGTGAAAAACAAATCAGACTTTTACCTGACGGGCGCGCCTTTATAGTCACCAGGGCTGGTGTCACACCAGTAAGAGTAAAGCGGGTTGGCAACGACTGGGGTGCCTATTTTGATCTAATGATGGCCTCACTCTCCGAGAAGCAACTGTGGTTTAATCAACGCCCCTGGGGTATTGTGGGCGAAGACGGTGTGCCATATTATGGTGTGCGCGAGCCAGAGCGGCGCGTCATCGAAAAAATGCGCTACCTGGCAGGACTGGCTCAAGGTGTGTTTTTACGCTCAGGCAGTTACCCTATTACGCCACCAATTGGTGCCTATCAAGAATTCACTTTTTTATGTCCCTTTAACGGCAAACTACAGAGCATACCGATAAGACAAATACCGGAGACAGATCCAAAACTCGATAATTTGAGATTGATGCTCGATACTGGCGCCATGATTCTCAACGAATCCATGAGCCAGCCTGGCTATATTGCTTGCTATTCGGCAATAATGGGCGATCCAAATAGTGGCAAGCCCAAATCAATTGCCTTTTTTGTTAGAGGACTGGATCGCGAAGGACATTTTATAGGTAGCTCAAAACCTGCTAACAACCTGGTTTTGCAAGCCAGCGAAAAGTATCTCAACTTTAAACCGCTATTTAGAGATCAAGCAGACTATCAAGCCCAAACAGCAACAACAGCACAGGCCAAGCCAGTCAAGCAGGCCAAAGGCAAAGGCAAAACGGCCAAAGTGCCAGCTAAGCAAACAACGGCTGCCAAAAAATTTGCCGATGTGCCAGCCGAAGATGAATTAATCCGTGGAGTAATGACAGTACCTACCGATAAACCGACTCGTATCTGGATCATGACCAACGCCCCTATTCCTCTATCTCTAATTCATTACAGCCTGACTATAGTGCTCGGTACTTTAGCTGTCTTTGCCTTCATGGCCTCGCGCATGGAAGGAGTCAACCACAAAGGTCAAACAGTCAGTAGTGGCTCAAATAATGCTCTGATGCTATCGATGATCTTGTCTATTGGAGCTGTGCTGGCCTTAATATTACAGTTGACTATGTACCGCTAG